In the Pongo abelii isolate AG06213 chromosome 2, NHGRI_mPonAbe1-v2.0_pri, whole genome shotgun sequence genome, ctttttctttctttctttcttttctttatttctttctctctttttccttccttccttcttttcttttctttctttttctttttgagaggagtctcactctgttgcccaggctgcagtgcagtggcaggatctcagctcactgtaacttctgcctcccgggctgaagtgattctcctgcctcagcctcccaagtagctgggattacaggtgcccactaccatgcccagctaatttttgtatttttagtagagatggggttttgccatgttggccaggctggtctcaaactcctgatctcaagtgatccgcctgcctcggcctcccgaaatgctgggattacagttgtgagccaccgtgcctggcctccctctCCATTTCATAGCTTCCCTTTGTGTCGATCTTATTCTTAGACAAGCTCTCTGCTGAAGCTCTGTCTCCACTAGCTTCAGCTCACAATTCCCTCAGTTCAACACACTCAATAGAAAGAGAACACCTCTTTTCTGTAAACGGCAACGCATGAGCTGGATATCATTCTCAACTCTTTGACCTGGGTTATGGACCCACTCATGAACCAGTCACTGTGTCCAGGACAATGGAGTATTCTCATTGTCCAGGCCTGATCATTTGCCCCCTCTGGAGTGgagtatggggtgtgtgtgtgtatgtgtgtgtgtgtgtgtgtgtgtgtgacagagagagagagagagagaaagagagagacccaCTAAGGGATCAAGTGAGGAGAAAGAagattcttcaaataaaaagcacTGTTGTCAGAAGTGAGTGGGTGGTAGGTGGATCTCTACAGGGTGTCTTTGCTCTGCAGAGCAACCACAGAGGAACTGGGGGTCCATCTTAGCAAGAACTCTCACTTCTTGCCTTGAGGAAGAGTAATAAGTGGACTTTTATGATTTTTTCCCAGGACTGCTTAGCTTGGCTCAGCAGGCTAGACAATAAGCCAATAATTCAAGCAGAGTATGGAGTAAAGAGTAATGAATAACCTGGTATGTTCAGGACAGGACCCAAACCAGGAGCAGCCCCAGAGGGGACTCCGAGATGCTCTTTGATGATGGCCAActccctgctccctgcccccaGCACCTTCCATCTCCCTGTGAAGCTGTGAGCTCCATGAGAGCTCACCGGCAGGGACCATGTCTGTTTTACTGATCACCTTCTCCCCAGTGCTTAGCCTGgtaactgtgcctggcacatcacaGGGGCCTCACACATTTATTGgataattgaataaattaatgaaccaGGTTGATCAGTCTGACTGGCAGGATCTATCTGCCTCTCTGAATAAGTCAGCCCCCTTCTTTGACCTCtgttccccatctgtaaagtgggagaaGGTATAGAAAGAAACACTCTCCACAGACCCTGCAGCTCATGATTCCAGGATCGCAGGGTTCTCAGGAAACAGCCAGGATGCCTCTCAAGAAGCCAAATGGAAGGGGAAAtcaaatttattgagcacctcatGTTCAGGCGCTGAATGAGACTAATTCACATGGTTCCCAGGTCTCCAAATTGTGGGATTTTATGGATCCATAACTTTAATAAAATTTGGGATTGAAATAGgctatctactttttattttggcaaataaagacattttaaaaacctcCCATTAACTATCACcactatttcttaaaagaagtggatttttttttttgcacgaAGCAAATAGGAAATACataatctcaaaacaaaaagagcagTCTGACTTCCCCACTGGAAAAAAGACAATTGGCAAtcttacaagatttttttttttttttttgcagataaaATTGCATTTCttgttgaaatttcttttagagacgaggtctgtctctgtagcccaggctggagtgcagtggcatgatcatagcccacagcagccttgaactcctggcctcaaaaggtCCCCCCACCttaccctccctagtagctgggatgacaggcacaagacactgtgcccagctccagATATACATTTTGAGATCGACCCGTGTATGGGGTCCAGTATCTGAGACCTGCTAACATGGATTGCTTTTTGCCATCCCACCTCACTTACATACCTGTGAAGTGTGACTTAAGctgcccactttacagatgacgaaacagAGGTTTAGAGAGAGTGGTAGCAAGGTCACAGAGACAGTTTTAGACTCAGTTTGTCTAGGTTCAAACCCACATCATCTTGACAGATGCTAAGCCAAAGGCTATTTTCCAGCAGGGAAAGAAATGAACCACACCGGCTCCCTCTTGGGGTGCCCCTGGGGTGTTCTGTGGCCTAaccctgtgcctggcctttgaTGCTTTTTCCTTAACACATCTTTATGGTGTGCCTTTGTTCTTTAACACATCTTTATGGTGTGCCTACTTCATGCCAGGcgctgggctgggggcaggggagagtGTAGGGAGGGAAACCAAAAATGTCCCAGCCCCTTTCTCTCCTGTCCCCTAGTACTCACTCTGGGTCTGGTTCCCCAGGCCTCGCTCCTTGCCCTGGCAGCCAACGAATGCCCATCGCAGGCGTGGGCTGCTACCAGTTTAAGGGGTTCCCTCTGCCAGGGGTGTTGGCAGTTTCCTAGGAAACTCTGGGAACCTTCAACGCCTCCAAGACCCAAAGGACTGAAAGCGTAATGGTGCAGCTTCAGGCACGGTGATAGGTTCTAGGGGAGGTAATTGGGAGTAAGAGATCCGTTCAAATCCTATCAAATAATACCCCTTCCAGCTCCTCCCCCACTCTCGTAGGCTTTGTGGGGCCTCACAGCCCCTCAGCTCAGGCTGGAAGAAGGGAGTCCCCTACATCAGGGGGCCCTACTGTGGAAGGGTGCTTGCTGCCCCGGCTGGGGGACCCCAGGTATCGTGGCCACCCTTCCCCCCAACTGCCAGAACCACGAGCACCCTTCCCCGgttccgccccgccccgccccgtccCGCACGCCCGCGCGGGAGCGCGCCTCCGCCGGGCCGCGCCGGTGCACGAGAGCGCGCGCCTCGGCGCGGGAGCGCGCCCCGGGGAGAACCCGAGCAAGATGGAGGCCGCGCAGAGGCCGCCGCCTGGGCCGAGGCAGCCGCTGCTGGGAGCGCCGAGCCGCGGCGCCTAGGCCGTGCCAGTCCCGGATCTGCTGCCCCCGGCcgtgcccaggttggtctccccGCACCCTTTCCCCGCGGCCGCAGCCTCGCGCGCGTCCGGCCCGGGCGCGGGGCAGCCGCCCCCCCAACCCCGGCCCTACTCGGGCCCGGCCGCTCCCCAGCCCGCCGGGGACAGCCCCTGCCCACTGCCTGCTCCTCGAGGGCCCCGCTGCTTACCAGTCCCGGTCTTTCGTTCCTTTGGCCTGGAAACCTCCTCTCCCCAACCCCGGCCCGCCAATCCTAGGCTCCCTCCAGCCTACCTCCAGCCCTGGCTTCTGAGGACAGCCCCCCCTCCTCGCCCCGTGTCCAGCAGTCCCAGCCCCCGATCCCGCTCTAGCTGTATCCTAATTCTGCCACTTTGCCCTCTTAGACCCTCATACCAGCCCCCATTCCCCGTCCCAGCCCCCATATTAGCTTCCCAACCACACAGTCCCAGCCTCTTAAATTCCCTCTTCCCCCATCCTAGAAGCGCCCACCACCGCCTCATAGTCCCTTCCTAGACACCCAATACCAGACCTCCTTCTACCCCTTAATACCAGTCCCCAAATTTCCTTCTGAGCTCCCTAAATTCAGCCCCTCTGCTAGTCCTCCAATACCAGTCTCCAGCCTCCATTCCACCTCCCCTTGTCCCCTCCTACTCCCGTAATACCAGCTCTCAAACCCCCTTCCCAACTCCCCCATGGCCACTTTCAAGCACCTCCCCCCACACTTCCAGGTCTCATATCCCCATCCCAGGCGCCCCCCAACTTTCTCATGGCCCCCTCCTAGGCCCCCCCAGTAGGAGACCTTTGCTAGTCCCTCTAGACACCGCCTCAACACTCTCATgaccccttcctctctccccttgTCAGCTCCCAGACGCCCCCAGCTCTGCCCCAGGCCCCACCCTCACGGGTTCCTTGACTCAGGGCCGCTTCTCGCGTGCGTCCCCAGCTCCCGCCCGGCAGCCCGGCGCTCCGTCCCGGGCCGGCGGCCCCCgccagccgccgccgccgccggccccgCCTCCGGGCACCATGCTGCCCTCGCAGGAGGCCTCCAAGCTCTACCACGAGCACTACATGCGGAACTCGCGGGCCATCGGCGTGCTGTGGGCCATCTTCACCATCTGCTTCGCCATCATCAACGTGGTGGTCTTCATCCAGCCCTACTGGGTAGGCGACAGCGTGAGCACCCCCAAGCCTGGCTACTTCGGCCTCTTCCACTACTGCGTGGGCAGCGGGCTGGCGGGCCGCGAGCTCACCTGCCGGGGCTCCTTCACCGACTTCAGCACCATCCCGTCCAGCGCCTTCAAGGCGGCCGCCTTCTTCGTGCTGCTCTCCATGGTGCTGATCCTCGGCTGCATCACCTGCTTTGCGCTTTTCTTCTTCTGCAACACGGCTACGGTCTACAAGATCTGCGCCTGGATGCAGCTCTTGGCAGGTAGGGGAGGGGGTAGGCGGAACCCCCAGAACAAGCGCCAGGGACGGGGCTCCTTCCTGCCATGTCCCCTTCCTGAAGGAGTCAGATAGATTCTGCTTCTCTGTGTTAAGACACTCACCTCTTTGGCTGACGGACCCTCAGTGGGTACTGGGGAGGGGGTGCGCTGGAGAGAGACACCTTAGGGCAGGGGACAGAGCCTTGGGACTGGGTAGGTGGGTCTGTGTGCTTGGATATGGGTACACTGCATTTATTGCTGAGTTAGCATTAAGTTAATGTCTCTAAGGGTCTCTGTTGGCTGTCTTGGGGGAAATATTTATCTGAATAAGGGGTTACTGTAGGTATGATCGATTTCTGTTATGTTGAAAAAAAGCATGAAATGGTGAATCAAGAGATCTGGCTTGGACTTTTAATTTGTTGACACTATCAACTTGGGCGTTTCACTTTacttctctgaggctcagtttcctcatctgtaaaacagtggAGAAGATTCCAAAAGGACAAATGAAAGAGTGTTTTGTAACCTTTAAAATGCTGTGATAAGGGGGAGAGGCTGTCTATTGTGCTTATCCAGTGTTTGAGATGTGAGTGGTTGAAAGCATTGGGTGACATGGGTCTCTGGAGGGCAGGTCtccatccccacctcccacccctgcACCATGCAAGAAAGTTCTGGTGCCATGCCCAATGCGAGTGAGTCCCTGCGACCCTCCAAAATGTTTGACCAAGACAGTCATCTTACCCTAAGAACCAGAGAAGGGACTTTTGGGAATGAGAAATGCTGAGACAGTTTTCCAGGATCCATTAGAGTCCCCCACTTCCACCCACCTTTCGATCAGAGATAGATTTTGAGGACTCAGCAACTTGGGCTTTTGCCTAATTGCTGGCAGGGAAGAGAGTTGGGCTGGGGAAAGTGGGGCCAGGGGATAGGAGGAGTGGGGGAGGAGAGCTGGTGAAGGGAAAAGTTTGGAGTCTTCCAGGgatgagaaagagaagggagaaatgtGATTATCATGCAGCAGacatggttttttaaaataagcaccTCAGGACATTCAACAAGTGACTGCCATTCCAAAAGAGACCCCCTGGAGGAGGCATTATATTACTTGCTGATGATTCCATTGCTCAGAGCATTGCAGGGAATTAGCTTTGGAGCATGGGGTGTAATCACTTGAATATCTTCATTGAGGAGAAACCTCTATCTTTTAAAGGAGGAATGTAACTTTTGGAAATGGCTGGAAGTCACTCCAGGTCAAGTATAGAGAATACAATGGGTCATCAAATTGATAATTGTCACTTAGAATGACAGCCAAGGTGTGAGGACAAAGCCATGAGGCTGGTCTGTTTCC is a window encoding:
- the LHFPL4 gene encoding LHFPL tetraspan subfamily member 4 protein isoform X2 — its product is MLPSQEASKLYHEHYMRNSRAIGVLWAIFTICFAIINVVVFIQPYWVGDSVSTPKPGYFGLFHYCVGSGLAGRELTCRGSFTDFSTIPSSAFKAAAFFVLLSMVLILGCITCFALFFFCNTATVYKICAWMQLLAALCLVLGCMIFPDGWDAETIRDMCGAKTGKYSLGDCSVRWAYILAIIGILNALILSFLAFVLGNRQTDLLQEELKPENKDFVGSTVSSVLRPGGDVSGWGVLPCPVAHSQGP